A genomic stretch from Terriglobales bacterium includes:
- a CDS encoding cupin domain-containing protein: MALAGLLRYQPGSVVSRTILSRETGTVTLFAFDETQGLSEHTAPFDALVQVLEGEVEITIDGKLLRAQAGDAVLMPAHRPHALAAITRLKMLLTMIRSQPAQP, encoded by the coding sequence GTGGCGCTGGCCGGCTTGCTGCGCTACCAGCCAGGGTCCGTGGTCAGCCGGACGATTCTCAGCCGCGAAACCGGCACGGTGACGCTGTTCGCTTTCGACGAAACCCAGGGCCTGAGCGAGCACACCGCGCCGTTTGACGCTCTGGTGCAGGTGCTCGAAGGCGAAGTGGAAATCACCATCGACGGCAAACTCCTACGGGCCCAGGCGGGGGACGCAGTGCTGATGCCGGCTCATCGGCCCCATGCCCTCGCTGCCATCACGCGCTTGAAGATGCTGCTCACCATGATCCGTTCGCAGCCTGCTCAGCCGTAG